In Topomyia yanbarensis strain Yona2022 chromosome 2, ASM3024719v1, whole genome shotgun sequence, one DNA window encodes the following:
- the LOC131683881 gene encoding pupal cuticle protein G1A-like, with amino-acid sequence MYKLFVFSCLIAAAVAAPAPGVVLASPVVHSAPIVHAAPIVHHAPVAVSHSSSHVVHHAPVVKTIVAHPAPVVAVHHAPLIKTVPVVHTPVIKAVPVVHHAPVVTKTIVSSPVVHSVHPVPVHSPVLIHH; translated from the exons ATGTACAAGCTG TTTGTTTTCTCCTGCCTGATTGCCGCCGCCGTCGCTGCTCCCGCTCCAGGTGTTGTACTTGCTAGCCCGGTTGTTCATTCCGCCCCAATCGTTCATGCTGCCCCAATTGTTCACCACGCACCCGTTGCCGTGAGCCACTCCTCATC CCACGTCGTGCACCACGCCCCAGTCGTCAAGACTATTGTAGCCCACCCCGCTCCAGTCGTCGCTGTCCACCACGCACCACTCATCAAGACCGTCCCTGTTGTCCACACCCCAGTGATCAAGGCTGTCCCAGTAGTGCACCATGCCCCAGTGGTGACCAAGACCATCGTCTCATCCCCAGTGGTTCACTCCGTGCACCCAGTCCCAGTCCACAGCCCAGTCCTCATCCATCACTAG